A stretch of the Acidobacteriota bacterium genome encodes the following:
- a CDS encoding sigma-54-dependent Fis family transcriptional regulator has product MANLLFVDDDETVLALLESSTDPRHSICCCTSAEQGLTQAQLQLFEVAVLDVHLPGMSGLNLIPHLLRLCPGISIFVMTGAGTIEIAVEAMKRGAQDFLAKPISITHLQNLIEVALSRKQTGSKPESSEPTAGDSKSSMIATAPKMQHLLAQVEAIAPYNTTVLVTGETGSGKELLVRAIHAKSPRARRPFVALNCAAIPEHLLEDELFGHVKGAYTGAIQPRDGRFEQANGGTLFLDEIGDMSLPLQSKLLRVLQERTFEKLGSAKSVKVDVRVVAATSANLEKRIEEGLFRPDLYYRLNVMRLNLPPLRERREDIRPMAEFFLNRFCESVGLPAKTIDESVWPVLTSYEWAGNVRQLQNAMERAAALSGAATTILIRDLPDEIQRTYVAATPPVRSYASPPEVQESVNFESGVDFEAVVSSFERELLTKALEKTGGNKLQAARLLNMKRTTFLEKLKKYSIGSSQ; this is encoded by the coding sequence GTGGCAAACCTGCTTTTTGTGGACGATGATGAAACTGTATTGGCATTGCTTGAAAGTTCGACGGACCCGCGGCATTCGATTTGTTGTTGTACCAGTGCCGAGCAGGGACTGACGCAGGCGCAACTTCAGCTCTTTGAAGTTGCCGTACTCGATGTTCATCTTCCTGGAATGTCAGGGTTGAACCTGATTCCGCATTTACTTCGGCTTTGCCCTGGAATCTCTATTTTTGTGATGACCGGCGCTGGCACCATCGAGATTGCCGTTGAGGCAATGAAGCGCGGCGCTCAGGATTTTCTGGCCAAGCCCATTTCGATTACCCACCTCCAAAACCTGATCGAAGTGGCGCTTTCGCGCAAGCAAACCGGTTCCAAACCTGAATCCAGTGAACCGACGGCAGGTGACAGCAAGTCGTCAATGATTGCCACCGCACCCAAAATGCAGCACCTGCTGGCCCAGGTCGAAGCCATTGCCCCCTATAACACCACGGTGCTGGTCACCGGTGAAACCGGATCCGGAAAGGAATTACTGGTTCGGGCCATTCATGCCAAGAGCCCACGGGCCAGGCGTCCGTTTGTGGCCCTCAATTGTGCCGCCATTCCGGAACATCTGCTGGAAGATGAACTCTTTGGCCACGTCAAGGGTGCCTACACCGGCGCCATCCAGCCTCGTGACGGGCGGTTTGAACAGGCCAATGGCGGAACTCTGTTTTTAGATGAAATCGGGGATATGAGCCTGCCGCTGCAGTCCAAACTGTTGCGGGTGCTGCAGGAACGGACTTTTGAGAAATTGGGCTCGGCCAAATCAGTGAAAGTTGATGTTCGGGTCGTGGCGGCCACCAGCGCCAATCTTGAAAAGCGGATTGAGGAAGGTCTATTCCGCCCGGATTTATACTACCGGCTCAATGTCATGCGGCTCAATCTCCCACCGCTGCGTGAGCGACGCGAAGACATTCGCCCCATGGCCGAATTTTTCCTCAATCGGTTTTGTGAATCAGTTGGATTGCCGGCCAAAACAATTGATGAATCAGTCTGGCCAGTTCTGACCAGCTATGAGTGGGCTGGGAACGTGCGCCAGCTCCAAAATGCCATGGAGCGGGCCGCGGCACTCAGTGGGGCGGCAACCACCATTTTAATCCGAGATTTACCCGACGAGATTCAACGAACCTATGTCGCCGCAACGCCTCCGGTTCGATCTTATGCCTCCCCGCCCGAAGTACAGGAATCAGTCAATTTTGAAAGCGGTGTTGATTTTGAGGCGGTCGTTTCCAGTTTTGAACGTGAGTTGCTGACCAAAGCATTGGAAAAAACCGGTGGAAATAAGTTGCAAGCAGCCAGGCTCCTGAACATGAAGCGCACCACCTTTTTGGAAAAATTGAAAAAATACTCCATCGGCAGCAGTCAGTAG
- a CDS encoding DUF1565 domain-containing protein yields the protein MSRCVYLTFLLLAAVCCCSSSVLAQVRTYYVSPSGLDTNAGTEIAPWKTIQKAFTSATPGSTVLVRSGIYNEKPTVNVSGNATAGYITFQNYPNELPVIDGTGRNGANKGYYDL from the coding sequence ATGTCGCGATGCGTATATTTGACTTTTCTATTGCTTGCAGCCGTATGTTGTTGTTCATCCTCAGTTTTGGCACAAGTCCGAACCTATTATGTGTCTCCCAGCGGGCTCGATACCAACGCGGGAACCGAAATCGCCCCGTGGAAAACAATTCAAAAAGCCTTTACATCGGCCACACCGGGCAGCACCGTGCTGGTTCGAAGCGGCATTTACAACGAAAAACCAACCGTCAACGTGTCTGGGAATGCCACGGCTGGGTACATTACCTTTCAAAACTATCCCAATGAACTGCCGGTCATTGATGGAACTGGCCGAAACGGCGCCAATAAAGGTTATTACGATTTATGA